The Methanobacterium formicicum region GGCGATATTGAACAGGATGTACTACAAATTGCAGTGGTGGAGCGATACGGTAACAATCATCATTCCAATGCCTTTGTGAAGGGTTTTAGTTTAAAAAAGGGTGCAATAGCATCCAGTGTTGCCCATGACTCCCACAACATAATCGTGGTTGGTACCAATACCAAAGATATGGCCGTTGCGGTGAACACCCTTAAAAAGAACAGGGGAGGACTGGTTACCGTGGGTGAGGGTGTTGTGCATTCCCTAAAACTCCCCATTGCTGGCCTCATGAGTACCCAGAGTGCAGAGGAGGTTGCTAACCAGTTAAACCAGTTACAGGAATTTACTAAGGCTATGGGCTGTAAACTGTCTTCTCCCTTTATGACCCTGTCCTTTATGGCGCTCCTGGTCATTCCCAAACTCAAGATCAGTGATCAGGGCTTATTTGATGGGGAAAGTTTCCAGTTTGTGGATGTTATAAAGTGAATTCTGTGAATTTCTATAATTTCCCAGTTTTTAGGGATAAAAAGCTATTTATCAGTACCAAAAGACGGATTAATCTGGAATATAGACACACATAACTATTATGGGAAGAATGGTGTTTGAAATGGATATTATACCCCTGGCCTTTGAAAGTATGGGCGTGCGCTCCATGGCCACCTTCGTTGAAACGGATCAGAGGATACTCATTGATCCCGGGACTTCCATTGCCCCTAAAAGATTCGGATTTCCACCTTGGAAGGATGAATTCGATGCCCTACACGAAACCCGTGCCAGAGTGCAGGAGTACGCTGCAAAGGCAGACATTCTGACTATAAGCCATTACCATCATGACCATTTCACTCCCTTCAGTTTGGGGAGGTATCTGGACTCATCTCCCCGCTACGCTGAGGAGATGTACCTGGATAAAAAGCTATTTATAAAGCACCCCACCGAAAAGATTAATAAAAGCCAGCAAAGCCGGGCTCGTCTTTTTTTAAAGAATTTAAAGCGTTTGGGAACCAGGGATATTCACTATGCCGATGGTAATTCATTCCAGGTAGGAGACACTCGGCTTAAATTTTCAGATCCCCTCCCCCACGGTGGTGAGGGCAGCCGTCTGGGCTTTGTGGTAACCACAACCATAGAATGGGAAAATGAGAAGTTAATGCACGCTTCTGATGTGCAGGGCCCCATTTATGAAGGTGCTAAAAAAGTTATACTGGATGAAGAACCAGATACTCTAATTTTAAGTGGTCCTCCTATTTATCTGGAGGGTTTTGCCCTGGAAAAAAGGGATGTAGTGCGTGCCCAGAAAAATTTGATGGAAATATGCCAGAAAATCCCCCGGGTAGTGGTGGATCATCATCTTTTAAGGGATCTGCGCTGTTTTGATTTTATAAAAGAGGTTAAGGCAGAATCAAAGGGGGAGATCATGGTGGCTTCGGAACTTCTGGGTAAAGAGCCGTATTTACTGGAAGCAAGGCGAAAAGAGTTTTATTTTTAGTTTTATTAAATAATTAAATCAAGGAGAATGGATTTAAGGATGTTAATCTCTTAAATATTCTAAAATCTTCTTCATGGCTTTTTTATGTTCCTTGGAACCTACCTTGTTCACCACCCTGGAGGTTTCACCCAGTTTCTCCAGATATTCTTTCCTTTCTTCTTCAGAAACAATGTCTATCCGGCTGAGGTATACAAGGGCCTCGATTATTCCGTAAATAGCACGGTTCAGGGGATTGACATGTTCCTGGTTTTTAACCAGTTCCCCTACCCTGGCAGTTACCACGTTAATGGTGGAAGTTCCCAGGTGATCCTGGTGTTGGACCAGTTTTTCACGGGTGACATGGACTGTGAAAAAGGCTTCTGCCCCTTTGATAGAAAAATAGTCCTGATGTGGCTCGAATTTTGTGGTGTCCAGGTTTCCAATGGTTGATTCCACGAAAACCATGGGATCCCGCAGTATGTTCACACCGAAACTCTTCTCACGCTTCACATTATCAAAGGTTTGGGATCCCTCGTGGAGGTAAACCACCACTTCACGGGCATCTTTACAGATAACACCTATAGGT contains the following coding sequences:
- a CDS encoding MBL fold metallo-hydrolase — translated: MDIIPLAFESMGVRSMATFVETDQRILIDPGTSIAPKRFGFPPWKDEFDALHETRARVQEYAAKADILTISHYHHDHFTPFSLGRYLDSSPRYAEEMYLDKKLFIKHPTEKINKSQQSRARLFLKNLKRLGTRDIHYADGNSFQVGDTRLKFSDPLPHGGEGSRLGFVVTTTIEWENEKLMHASDVQGPIYEGAKKVILDEEPDTLILSGPPIYLEGFALEKRDVVRAQKNLMEICQKIPRVVVDHHLLRDLRCFDFIKEVKAESKGEIMVASELLGKEPYLLEARRKEFYF
- a CDS encoding DUF447 domain-containing protein, with the translated sequence MLDLYSVGMERGLLYETIVTTRNPDGTPNAAPIGVICKDAREVVVYLHEGSQTFDNVKREKSFGVNILRDPMVFVESTIGNLDTTKFEPHQDYFSIKGAEAFFTVHVTREKLVQHQDHLGTSTINVVTARVGELVKNQEHVNPLNRAIYGIIEALVYLSRIDIVSEEERKEYLEKLGETSRVVNKVGSKEHKKAMKKILEYLRD